In Arthrobacter sp. CDRTa11, one DNA window encodes the following:
- a CDS encoding MaoC family dehydratase: protein MPSRPNRSYPRVGDSAQLSRKVTDRDITLFTELSGDRNPLHYDERAARSSRFGEIIVQGGVTSAILNAVVAEQLPGPGTVFLNVNWNFVAPVRPGDVITGHVKVTDIHPSKPITTLRTWVVRDDGTVVLEGTAVCYTTDLGPEDDQSNLPC, encoded by the coding sequence ATGCCCTCCAGACCTAATCGCTCGTATCCTCGTGTAGGGGACTCAGCACAGCTGTCGCGCAAGGTTACTGACAGGGACATCACTCTTTTCACCGAGCTAAGCGGTGACCGCAACCCCTTACATTATGATGAGCGTGCGGCCAGATCCTCGCGCTTCGGTGAGATCATAGTGCAGGGCGGGGTAACCAGTGCGATCCTCAACGCCGTTGTGGCAGAACAACTGCCCGGTCCCGGGACCGTCTTTCTTAATGTCAACTGGAACTTCGTGGCTCCCGTCCGTCCTGGAGACGTAATCACCGGACACGTCAAAGTGACCGATATACATCCGAGCAAGCCCATCACCACCCTTCGGACTTGGGTGGTCCGAGATGACGGCACCGTCGTACTGGAAGGCACAGCGGTCTGCTACACGACGGACCTCGGCCCCGAAGACGATCAGAGCAACTTACCTTGCTGA
- a CDS encoding flavin reductase family protein, whose amino-acid sequence MFKGLHPLPWADKISDGLPKLEYSADAGTIIEQIPIEGHTPRHPQRFGRSPRIAGKVDETPLKKLLVNALLKVHSEKSSLSEVEPRRATGERKTMTVIDLSESVDIRKAFSNFPSGVAAISAVVDGVPKGLAASSFTVGVSLEPPLVSFAVQNSSTTWPILRKAERIGVSILGINQESVCRQLASKNPNKFDDIYYTATELGAIRIPGCTLWLDCSLYGEFPAGDHAVALLEVHDADFQMLESPLVFHESKFKGLEAANVP is encoded by the coding sequence GTGTTTAAGGGCCTGCATCCGCTCCCCTGGGCCGACAAGATCAGCGATGGCCTGCCCAAGTTGGAATACTCAGCCGACGCCGGGACCATCATTGAGCAGATTCCCATTGAAGGGCATACGCCACGGCACCCGCAGCGTTTTGGTCGGAGTCCCAGGATAGCTGGAAAAGTCGACGAAACGCCCTTGAAAAAACTCCTGGTCAATGCTTTACTGAAAGTGCACTCCGAAAAAAGTTCACTATCAGAAGTTGAGCCTCGTCGTGCTACCGGTGAAAGGAAAACCATGACAGTCATCGATCTCTCCGAGTCCGTGGACATTCGGAAGGCTTTTTCGAATTTCCCATCCGGCGTTGCCGCCATAAGCGCGGTTGTGGATGGTGTTCCCAAGGGACTCGCTGCGTCGTCCTTCACGGTTGGTGTCTCGTTGGAACCGCCGTTGGTTTCCTTCGCGGTGCAGAACAGCTCAACGACCTGGCCCATTTTGCGCAAGGCAGAGAGGATTGGTGTATCAATCCTCGGCATTAATCAGGAATCGGTGTGCCGTCAGTTGGCATCCAAGAATCCGAACAAGTTTGACGACATCTACTACACGGCCACAGAACTGGGAGCCATACGTATCCCCGGCTGCACGCTCTGGCTGGACTGCTCCCTGTATGGCGAGTTCCCAGCCGGCGACCATGCCGTTGCGCTGCTGGAAGTACATGATGCCGACTTTCAGATGCTTGAGAGTCCCCTGGTCTTTCATGAGTCAAAGTTCAAGGGCCTCGAGGCCGCAAACGTGCCCTAA
- a CDS encoding aminotransferase class III-fold pyridoxal phosphate-dependent enzyme, which translates to MSIPTETMAPETSAAARESSELQDLAQKHLLMHFTGARTYTEAPPAIMVKGEGCWLEDEKGNRYLDALAGLYCVQIGYSHGEEIGEAVKAQVTDLPYYTNWGYAHPPAVRLAAKVAEIAPEGLDRVFLTSGGSESNEAAIKLIRQYHQAKGEGSRMKFLARRNAYHGTSFAALSINGMTNFRKPFEPLMHGARHFSNTNRYRRPINETEEQFTDFLLHELEELIRQEGPDTVAAIFIEPLQNAAGSVTPPRGYCEGVRAICDKYGILLVADEVITGFGRLGEWFASTRFGLKPDIITCAKGIASAYVPLGAMIATSDVVDTVLNGPAGMYLHGLTYGGNPSACAAGLANLALMEREERSEFREAHH; encoded by the coding sequence ATGTCAATCCCAACCGAAACCATGGCCCCCGAGACGTCCGCAGCAGCCCGGGAGTCCTCGGAACTGCAGGACCTTGCCCAGAAGCACCTCCTGATGCACTTCACCGGAGCCCGTACTTACACGGAGGCCCCTCCTGCCATCATGGTCAAAGGCGAGGGGTGCTGGCTGGAGGACGAGAAGGGCAACCGTTACCTCGACGCTCTTGCTGGCTTGTACTGCGTTCAAATCGGCTACAGCCACGGCGAGGAGATCGGGGAGGCAGTCAAAGCCCAGGTGACTGACCTGCCGTACTACACCAACTGGGGCTATGCCCACCCCCCCGCCGTCCGGCTCGCCGCAAAGGTCGCCGAGATCGCACCTGAGGGCCTGGACCGGGTTTTCCTCACCTCCGGCGGCAGCGAAAGCAACGAAGCTGCCATCAAGCTCATTCGCCAGTACCATCAGGCCAAGGGTGAAGGTTCCCGGATGAAGTTCCTGGCCAGAAGGAACGCCTACCACGGCACATCGTTTGCGGCTTTGTCCATCAATGGCATGACAAACTTTCGGAAGCCATTCGAGCCGCTCATGCATGGTGCCCGCCATTTCTCGAATACCAACCGTTACAGGCGGCCGATCAACGAGACCGAGGAGCAGTTCACCGACTTCCTGCTCCACGAGCTTGAGGAATTGATCCGCCAAGAAGGACCGGACACAGTAGCTGCCATCTTCATCGAACCCCTTCAGAACGCGGCCGGTTCAGTAACCCCACCCCGCGGATACTGCGAAGGCGTCAGGGCGATTTGCGACAAATACGGCATTTTGCTGGTAGCGGATGAAGTCATCACCGGGTTCGGCCGCCTCGGGGAATGGTTTGCATCGACGCGTTTTGGCCTCAAACCAGACATCATCACCTGCGCCAAGGGAATAGCTTCCGCCTACGTCCCGCTGGGCGCAATGATCGCCACCAGTGACGTGGTCGATACCGTGCTCAATGGTCCTGCAGGGATGTACCTGCACGGCCTCACTTACGGAGGGAATCCTTCCGCCTGCGCCGCAGGGCTGGCCAACCTGGCCCTCATGGAACGCGAAGAACGTTCTGAGTTCAGGGAGGCGCACCACTGA